The Nocardioides pantholopis genome window below encodes:
- a CDS encoding DUF881 domain-containing protein → MPPGSHLNPGPGPGPEPGPDAGPGAPRPGRRRAWAIGTPVVVLLCGGLFVASAENSEGTDLRPGRYTDLASLVSNESREYERLERRVAELTEDVAALTERVRDRDVNRYRREIAELRDPAGMVPRRGEGVTVTLTDSESGVVEAAGSDVDLNLFLVHQQDIQAVVNAMWAGGAEAVTVQGKRIVSTTGIKCIGNSVNLQGRPYSPPYVITGVGSAEQMLQSLEADDAVAEYRRQAALPEIAVGWELETDDEVTAPAYDGLLDLSYAEPIR, encoded by the coding sequence GTGCCCCCCGGATCTCACCTGAACCCCGGCCCGGGCCCCGGTCCCGAGCCGGGTCCGGACGCCGGACCGGGCGCGCCCCGGCCCGGACGGCGGCGCGCCTGGGCCATCGGCACCCCCGTGGTGGTGCTGCTCTGCGGGGGCCTGTTCGTGGCCAGCGCCGAGAACAGCGAGGGCACCGATCTGCGTCCGGGTCGCTACACCGACCTCGCCAGCCTGGTCAGCAACGAGTCGCGGGAGTACGAGCGGCTCGAGCGACGGGTCGCCGAGCTGACCGAGGACGTCGCAGCCCTGACCGAGCGGGTCCGCGACCGGGACGTGAACCGCTACCGCCGGGAGATCGCCGAGCTGCGCGACCCGGCCGGAATGGTGCCGCGGCGCGGCGAGGGCGTCACGGTCACGCTCACCGACAGCGAGTCCGGCGTGGTCGAGGCGGCGGGCTCCGACGTCGATCTCAACCTGTTCCTGGTCCACCAGCAGGACATCCAGGCGGTGGTCAACGCGATGTGGGCCGGCGGGGCCGAGGCGGTCACCGTCCAGGGCAAGCGGATCGTCTCCACCACCGGCATCAAGTGCATCGGGAACTCGGTGAACCTCCAGGGCCGGCCCTACTCACCGCCTTACGTGATCACCGGGGTCGGCAGCGCCGAGCAGATGCTGCAGTCGCTCGAGGCCGACGACGCGGTCGCGGAGTACCGCCGCCAGGCCGCACTCCCCGAGATCGCCGTCGGCTGGGAGCTGGAGACCGACGACGAGGTCACCGCTCCGGCGTACGACGGCCTGCTCGACCTCTCCTACGCTGAGCCGATCCGCTGA
- a CDS encoding peptidoglycan D,D-transpeptidase FtsI family protein, whose amino-acid sequence MNKPIRTVAIFCLVLFVALMANATYLQYFRSASLNDHAGNARVFNEAYSTERGAIVAGRSPIAESIPVEDQYEFLRTYPEPFKYSPVTGYFTYEFGAGGLERTQNAVLSGEDDRLFVTRLVDLLSNSGTQGGNVQVTLDRAAQDAAWEGLTGVPGDVEGAVVALEPKTGKVLAMVSSPSYNPNKLASHDFGEVRKEWARLNDDPAEPLLNRGTQKTLPPGSTFKLVTAAAALESGSYASADDQVPGGSTYQLPLTSGDTGLIDNEGRSCGTDRIPFSQAMEQSCNTTFARLAVEVGADAMREQAEAFGFNSTALEDLPEAASTFPDDANEPQLGQSGIGQFDVRATPLQMAMVAAGIANNGVVMRPYVVDEVQSADLDVVETTQPEEYSEAVSGPTASELTKMMVATVEDGTASPAAIPGVSVGAKTGTAQSGQDDVAPYAWFVSFAPADDPEVAVAVMIESAAIERGEIGGGRIGGPIAKAVMEAVIKK is encoded by the coding sequence ATGAACAAGCCGATCCGCACCGTCGCCATCTTCTGCCTCGTCCTGTTCGTGGCGCTGATGGCCAACGCCACCTACCTGCAGTACTTCCGCTCCGCCAGCCTCAACGACCACGCCGGCAACGCGCGGGTCTTCAACGAGGCGTACTCCACCGAGCGCGGGGCCATCGTCGCGGGCCGCAGCCCGATCGCGGAGAGCATCCCGGTCGAGGACCAGTACGAGTTCCTGCGCACCTACCCCGAGCCGTTCAAGTACTCCCCGGTCACCGGCTACTTCACCTACGAGTTCGGCGCCGGGGGCCTCGAGCGGACCCAGAACGCGGTGCTGTCCGGCGAGGACGACCGGCTGTTCGTGACCCGGCTGGTCGACCTGCTCAGCAACTCCGGCACCCAGGGCGGCAACGTGCAGGTCACCCTCGACCGCGCCGCGCAGGACGCCGCCTGGGAGGGGCTGACCGGCGTGCCCGGCGACGTCGAGGGCGCCGTGGTCGCGCTGGAGCCGAAGACCGGCAAGGTCCTGGCGATGGTCTCCTCGCCCAGCTACAACCCCAACAAGCTCGCCTCGCACGACTTCGGCGAGGTCCGCAAGGAGTGGGCGCGGCTCAACGACGACCCGGCCGAGCCGCTGCTGAACCGCGGCACCCAGAAGACCCTGCCGCCCGGGTCGACGTTCAAGCTCGTCACCGCCGCCGCGGCCCTGGAGAGCGGCAGCTACGCCTCCGCCGACGACCAGGTGCCCGGCGGCTCGACGTACCAGCTCCCGCTGACCTCGGGCGACACCGGTCTGATCGACAACGAGGGCCGCTCCTGCGGCACCGACCGGATCCCGTTCAGCCAGGCGATGGAGCAGTCCTGCAACACCACGTTCGCGCGGCTGGCCGTCGAGGTCGGCGCCGACGCGATGCGCGAGCAGGCGGAGGCCTTCGGGTTCAACAGCACCGCCCTGGAGGACCTGCCGGAGGCCGCCTCGACCTTCCCCGACGACGCCAACGAGCCGCAGCTCGGGCAGAGCGGCATCGGCCAGTTCGACGTGCGCGCGACCCCGCTGCAGATGGCGATGGTCGCCGCCGGGATCGCCAACAACGGCGTGGTGATGCGGCCCTACGTCGTCGACGAGGTGCAGTCCGCCGACCTCGACGTCGTCGAGACCACGCAGCCCGAGGAGTACTCCGAGGCCGTGAGCGGGCCCACCGCGAGCGAGCTGACCAAGATGATGGTCGCCACCGTCGAGGACGGCACCGCGAGCCCCGCGGCCATCCCCGGCGTCTCGGTGGGCGCCAAGACCGGTACGGCGCAGAGCGGGCAGGACGACGTCGCGCCGTACGCCTGGTTCGTCTCGTTCGCCCCGGCCGACGACCCGGAGGTCGCGGTCGCCGTGATGATCGAGTCCGCGGCGATCGAGCGCGGGGAGATCGGCGGTGGCCGGATCGGCGGACCGATCGCGAAGGCTGTCATGGAAGCGGTGATCAAGAAGTGA
- the pknB gene encoding Stk1 family PASTA domain-containing Ser/Thr kinase, which produces MSDSQPTLVGGRYELGELLGRGGMAEVRKGVDTRLGRIVAIKRLRTDLASDATFQARFRREAQSSASLNHPSIVAVYDTGEEPAADGSGVAQPYIVMEFVAGRTLRDVLREGRKILPERALEITSGVLAALDYSHRAGIIHRDIKPGNVMLTPSGDVKVMDFGIARAMSDAANTMTQTAAVVGTAQYLSPEQARGETVDSRSDVYSAGCLLYELLTGRPPFVGDSPVSVAYQHVREQPQPPSDHDTDLPPEIDAIVMKALTKRLEDRYQSAAAMRSDIERYLAGRPVEASMPPATAATQVQSDPEPTTVRPPAAENPQRRNRGVIAAAVLLVLALIVAGVLLWPQLFPGAAEQEQVPDLTGKTEAQARQAIGAAGLTVGTIDLAASDTVRANRVIPGTQEPVAGKYVDPGTTVTFTISTGKPQVTIPADLVGQGRNAVRDRLTGLGLVPELREEEADEPKGQVLSTDPAGGTSVTAGSTVTVLYSDGLEQVPDVVGDKRGQAEQKIKDRGFAPKVFETDDTTQPAGTVIEQDPAAGTEADDGSTVYITVSTFVKPTPTPTPTPTVPTDPPTTDLPTDPSTVVPPPAEQRRVPPVARATPLSGSAQRRRGRAGRRTPER; this is translated from the coding sequence ATGAGCGACTCGCAGCCGACCCTGGTCGGCGGCCGCTACGAGCTCGGCGAGCTGCTGGGCCGCGGTGGGATGGCGGAGGTGCGCAAGGGCGTCGACACCCGGCTGGGCCGGATCGTGGCGATCAAGCGCCTGCGCACCGACCTCGCCAGCGACGCCACCTTCCAGGCGCGCTTCCGTCGCGAGGCCCAGTCCTCGGCGTCGCTGAACCACCCCTCGATCGTCGCGGTCTACGACACCGGCGAGGAGCCCGCAGCCGACGGCTCGGGCGTCGCCCAGCCCTACATCGTCATGGAGTTCGTCGCCGGCCGCACGCTGCGCGACGTACTGCGCGAGGGCCGCAAGATCCTGCCGGAGCGGGCCCTGGAGATCACCAGCGGCGTGCTCGCGGCCCTGGACTACAGCCACCGCGCCGGGATCATCCACCGCGACATCAAGCCCGGCAACGTCATGCTGACCCCCAGCGGCGACGTGAAGGTGATGGACTTCGGCATCGCCCGGGCGATGAGCGACGCCGCGAACACGATGACCCAGACCGCGGCCGTCGTGGGCACCGCCCAGTACCTCTCCCCCGAGCAGGCGCGCGGGGAGACCGTCGACTCCCGCTCCGACGTCTACTCGGCCGGCTGCCTGCTCTACGAGCTGCTCACCGGCCGGCCCCCGTTCGTGGGCGACAGCCCGGTCTCGGTGGCCTACCAGCACGTGCGCGAGCAGCCGCAGCCGCCGTCGGACCACGACACCGACCTGCCGCCGGAGATCGACGCGATCGTGATGAAGGCGCTGACCAAGCGCCTGGAGGACCGCTACCAGTCCGCGGCAGCCATGCGCAGCGACATCGAGCGCTACCTCGCCGGCCGGCCGGTGGAGGCGAGCATGCCGCCCGCGACCGCCGCGACGCAGGTGCAGAGCGACCCGGAGCCCACTACGGTCCGGCCACCGGCCGCCGAGAACCCGCAGCGGCGCAACCGCGGGGTGATCGCGGCGGCCGTGCTGCTGGTGCTGGCGCTGATCGTGGCCGGCGTGCTGCTGTGGCCCCAGCTCTTCCCCGGCGCCGCGGAGCAGGAGCAGGTCCCCGACCTCACCGGGAAGACCGAGGCGCAGGCGCGCCAGGCCATCGGCGCCGCCGGGCTCACGGTCGGCACCATCGACCTGGCCGCCTCCGACACCGTGCGCGCGAACCGCGTCATCCCCGGCACCCAGGAGCCCGTCGCCGGCAAGTACGTCGACCCCGGCACCACTGTCACCTTCACGATCTCCACCGGGAAGCCGCAGGTGACGATCCCCGCCGACCTGGTCGGCCAGGGCCGCAACGCCGTACGCGACCGGCTCACCGGCCTGGGCCTGGTGCCCGAGCTGCGCGAGGAGGAGGCCGACGAGCCCAAGGGACAGGTGCTGAGCACCGACCCGGCGGGCGGGACGTCCGTGACGGCCGGCTCCACGGTGACGGTCCTCTACTCCGACGGTCTCGAGCAGGTCCCCGACGTCGTCGGCGACAAGCGTGGCCAGGCCGAGCAGAAGATCAAGGACCGCGGCTTCGCCCCGAAGGTCTTCGAGACCGACGACACCACGCAGCCCGCGGGCACCGTGATCGAGCAGGACCCGGCCGCTGGCACCGAGGCGGACGACGGGTCCACCGTCTACATCACCGTCTCAACCTTCGTGAAGCCGACGCCGACGCCGACCCCGACGCCGACCGTGCCGACCGACCCGCCGACCACCGACCTGCCGACCGACCCGAGCACGGTGGTCCCGCCCCCGGCCGAGCAGCGGAGGGTGCCGCCCGTCGCGCGGGCGACCCCGCTCAGCGGATCGGCTCAGCGTAGGAGAGGTCGAGCAGGCCGTCGTACGCCGGAGCGGTGA
- a CDS encoding cell division protein CrgA yields MTKSKADQRYVDPTGSRVFSVRFLISLLMMAAGIAWTLYYYVAVWADPTDPEAKAGKPAFMADLGDWNYLIGFGLLMLGLAVAAHPSTPLGRGQGVVVGMLGCFLIGLIWICLFYIFSDDLSALPVFDDLGQKNLFVGIGFMAVGFAYATKWE; encoded by the coding sequence GTGACCAAGTCGAAGGCCGACCAGCGCTACGTCGACCCGACGGGAAGCCGGGTCTTCTCCGTCCGCTTCCTCATCTCACTGCTGATGATGGCGGCCGGCATCGCCTGGACCCTGTACTACTACGTCGCGGTGTGGGCCGACCCGACCGACCCCGAGGCCAAGGCGGGCAAGCCCGCGTTCATGGCCGACCTGGGCGACTGGAACTACCTGATCGGCTTCGGCCTGCTGATGCTCGGCCTCGCCGTCGCCGCCCACCCCTCCACCCCGCTCGGCCGCGGCCAGGGCGTCGTGGTCGGCATGCTCGGCTGCTTCCTGATCGGCCTGATCTGGATCTGCCTGTTCTACATCTTCAGCGACGACCTCTCGGCGCTGCCGGTCTTCGACGACCTCGGCCAGAAGAACCTGTTCGTCGGCATCGGATTCATGGCCGTGGGCTTCGCCTACGCCACCAAGTGGGAGTGA
- a CDS encoding peptidylprolyl isomerase, which yields MADQQAILHTNRGDIVLNLFPNHAPETVANFVGLAKGEKSYDAGNGKTGPFYDGLTFHRVIDGFMIQGGCPLGTGTGGPGYTFKDEPHPELTFDKPYLLAMANAGPGTNGSQFFITVGPTPHLNFKHTIFGEVADQASRDVVDAIGTTKTGPGDRPVEPVVIESVEIIGA from the coding sequence ATGGCTGACCAGCAGGCCATCCTCCACACCAACCGGGGCGACATCGTCCTGAACCTCTTCCCGAACCACGCGCCGGAGACGGTCGCGAACTTCGTGGGTCTCGCCAAGGGCGAGAAGTCCTACGACGCCGGGAACGGCAAGACCGGCCCGTTCTACGACGGCCTGACCTTCCACCGGGTCATCGACGGGTTCATGATCCAGGGCGGCTGCCCCCTCGGCACCGGCACCGGCGGCCCCGGCTACACGTTCAAGGACGAGCCGCACCCCGAGCTCACCTTCGACAAGCCCTACCTGCTCGCCATGGCCAACGCCGGCCCGGGTACCAACGGCTCGCAGTTCTTCATCACGGTCGGCCCCACGCCGCACCTGAACTTCAAGCACACGATCTTCGGTGAGGTCGCCGACCAGGCCTCGCGCGACGTGGTCGACGCGATCGGCACGACCAAGACCGGCCCCGGCGACCGCCCGGTCGAGCCCGTGGTCATCGAGTCCGTCGAGATCATCGGCGCCTGA
- a CDS encoding rhomboid family intramembrane serine protease, which translates to MRDAAVGFQCPDCVAEGARTTRQARTTYGGRPTTRPGVVSLTLIGLNVAVFALVVLSGYRDSRLLDWLMLRPNGLCWLEGRGGFDVAREACTGGGGEWLPGVADGAVWQVLTSAFTHVSLLHIAFNMLALYVLGPQLEAVLGRARFLALYLLSALAGSAAVLWFGGEYQPVLGASGAVWGLMAALLIIGRKSGADVSQLMLWIGINVVITFVGSNISWQGHLGGFVGGALVALAFAYAPRGRHRTAYQLGGAGVVLVLVAVAITLRALALS; encoded by the coding sequence ATGCGCGACGCCGCCGTGGGCTTCCAGTGCCCGGACTGCGTCGCCGAGGGCGCCCGCACCACCCGGCAGGCGCGCACGACGTACGGCGGTCGTCCGACCACCCGCCCCGGGGTCGTCTCGCTGACCCTGATCGGGCTGAACGTCGCGGTCTTCGCGCTGGTGGTGCTCAGCGGCTACCGGGACAGCCGGCTGCTCGACTGGCTGATGCTGCGCCCCAACGGGCTGTGCTGGCTGGAGGGCCGCGGCGGCTTCGACGTCGCGCGCGAGGCCTGCACCGGCGGTGGTGGCGAGTGGCTGCCCGGCGTCGCCGACGGCGCGGTGTGGCAGGTGCTGACGTCGGCCTTCACCCACGTCTCGCTGCTGCACATCGCCTTCAACATGCTCGCGCTCTACGTGCTCGGGCCGCAGCTCGAGGCCGTGCTGGGCCGCGCCCGGTTCCTCGCGCTCTACCTCCTCTCGGCGCTCGCCGGCTCGGCCGCGGTGCTGTGGTTCGGTGGGGAGTACCAGCCGGTTCTCGGCGCCTCCGGCGCCGTGTGGGGCCTGATGGCCGCCCTGCTGATCATCGGCCGCAAGTCCGGTGCCGACGTGTCCCAGCTGATGCTGTGGATCGGCATCAACGTGGTGATCACGTTCGTGGGCTCCAACATCTCCTGGCAGGGCCACCTCGGCGGCTTCGTCGGCGGCGCCCTGGTCGCCCTGGCGTTCGCCTACGCCCCCCGCGGCCGGCACCGCACGGCGTACCAGCTCGGCGGCGCCGGCGTGGTGCTCGTCCTGGTCGCGGTCGCCATCACGCTGCGCGCCCTCGCGCTGTCCTGA
- a CDS encoding serine/threonine-protein kinase: MSTSSTGAPGAWADDARRYRLESRIATGGMGEVWRATDTVLDRTVAVKLLKTEYADDASFRSRFATEARHAAALHHANIASVYDFGEASSADGSGVPRPYLVMELVDGQPLSNLLTPGQPLDPEATRYLLAQAADGLGAAHAAGIVHRDVKPANLLVTPDRQVKITDFGIARATEGLGLTQTGQVMGTPQYLSPEQARGQTATPASDVYSLGVVAFECLAGRRPFQADTPVATALSHLNDPVPDLPASVPADLARVVYRALAKDPAERYPDATSFAAALRNPAGAGEATQVVATAPPTEQTQLLTSAAAPLAPPTSATPAVQPEEEQQGRSRARWLIPLLVLLAAIVVAAALLLRDSGDDTDDPEAPERPRTSAPASPTDEATTEESSPDPTTDEPDPDPTTPDDPTTAAETVNVSPGSYVGRDVSDVEAELRDQGLRVSLERLDNPGGREEDQVESVNPTGQVEVGSTIRVRYWGPEPQTPSQPQTPSTSTPTSPTDAETSGDEGGTTG, encoded by the coding sequence GTGAGCACGAGCTCGACCGGCGCCCCGGGCGCCTGGGCGGACGACGCCCGTCGCTACCGGCTGGAGAGCCGCATCGCCACCGGCGGGATGGGCGAGGTGTGGCGGGCGACCGACACGGTCCTGGACCGCACGGTCGCGGTGAAGCTGCTCAAGACCGAGTACGCCGACGACGCCTCGTTCCGGTCCCGCTTCGCCACCGAGGCCCGGCACGCGGCGGCGCTGCACCACGCCAACATCGCGTCGGTCTACGACTTCGGCGAGGCCTCGTCGGCGGACGGCTCGGGGGTGCCCCGGCCGTACCTGGTCATGGAGCTCGTCGACGGCCAGCCGCTGTCGAACCTGCTGACGCCCGGCCAGCCGCTGGACCCCGAGGCCACCCGCTACCTGCTCGCCCAGGCCGCCGACGGGCTCGGCGCCGCCCACGCCGCGGGGATCGTGCACCGCGACGTCAAGCCGGCGAACCTGCTGGTCACCCCGGACCGCCAGGTCAAGATCACCGACTTCGGCATCGCCCGGGCCACCGAGGGCCTGGGGCTGACCCAGACCGGCCAGGTGATGGGCACCCCGCAGTACCTCTCCCCCGAGCAGGCGCGCGGCCAGACGGCGACGCCGGCCTCGGACGTGTACTCCCTGGGTGTCGTGGCGTTCGAGTGCCTGGCGGGCCGGCGGCCCTTCCAGGCGGACACCCCGGTGGCCACGGCGCTCTCGCACCTCAACGACCCGGTGCCGGACCTGCCCGCCAGCGTGCCGGCCGACCTCGCCCGCGTGGTGTACCGCGCGCTGGCCAAGGACCCCGCCGAGCGCTACCCCGACGCGACGTCGTTCGCCGCGGCCCTGCGCAACCCGGCCGGTGCGGGCGAGGCGACGCAGGTCGTCGCGACGGCGCCCCCCACCGAGCAGACCCAGCTGCTGACCAGCGCCGCGGCCCCGCTCGCGCCACCGACCTCGGCGACCCCCGCGGTCCAGCCGGAGGAGGAGCAGCAGGGCCGCAGCCGGGCCCGCTGGCTGATCCCACTCCTGGTGCTGCTCGCCGCCATCGTCGTCGCCGCGGCCCTGCTGCTGCGCGACTCCGGGGACGACACCGACGACCCCGAGGCGCCGGAACGGCCCAGGACGTCCGCTCCGGCCTCGCCGACCGACGAGGCCACGACCGAGGAGTCCTCGCCGGACCCCACCACCGACGAGCCGGACCCGGACCCGACCACCCCGGACGACCCGACCACGGCAGCCGAGACCGTCAACGTCTCCCCCGGCAGCTACGTGGGCCGTGACGTCAGCGACGTCGAGGCCGAGCTGCGCGACCAGGGCCTGCGGGTCAGCCTGGAGCGCCTGGACAACCCGGGCGGGCGCGAGGAGGACCAGGTCGAGTCGGTCAACCCGACCGGCCAGGTCGAGGTCGGCAGCACGATCCGGGTCCGCTACTGGGGCCCCGAGCCGCAGACGCCGAGCCAGCCCCAGACCCCGAGCACTTCGACACCCACCAGTCCGACGGACGCCGAGACCAGCGGCGACGAGGGAGGCACCACCGGATGA